From the Montipora capricornis isolate CH-2021 chromosome 2, ASM3666992v2, whole genome shotgun sequence genome, one window contains:
- the LOC138037749 gene encoding uncharacterized protein, giving the protein MKRAEVTSKFPKRAILQNAHALDVSDSSHILKGPYGFFKQQKYCDVTLKISEERKIRAHRVVLASVSHYFDSLFGDQFMEAKKDEVELLGFDGSAMTTLVDFAYSGNICIHAENVLALLEAANYLGVEFVQKSCAEFLTWCIEDRSCLMILDKADIFALEHLRKAAKQHALRHFSNASKDDGFLNLPYHLLKELLESEEVCGVVEDLLPCEVEREKIVLQAVLKYVEHDPTSRVKCLRELLSLIRLPTQTITSYLQEMASQKLLGDLCDSALDRTQFIKCKDKSSDAKSWVITRKFPKSVVISGRPLGYHGHGEFIPIGLPRKIADDESRYVKGMKLWVQYEGDRTTIRGLEVFYNQDPRKVMVGRKIGQTQEFHLQENEKIVKAEVRMRWRGIDQITFYTNKQDARGNAIAYGPYGESTSGLYVESPPGSYGYLTRVSACCADLSLQLAWRTFVFPGDVELPHASYEVNDRVLARSADNLYYPGAVTSMNEENVHVLFDDENTIICNARDISAVIPDKVPDPAVLKRNSHVIVSCQSRGYRIGYVDFREHNSDGYILVNYDEFGHDWFPSDRLRLFPEHTIPHEVGARVFARWPDGVYYRGFITRASDWDVIISGDDGGTITLNKRDRTGVILDVLPQATEILVNELVIGRFCTEFLPGQVISIDPANQMFDVRFDDGHDANFEVVCSVSLCQIRLIPRE; this is encoded by the coding sequence ATGAAACGGGCGGAAGTTACTTCAAAGTTTCCCAAGAGAGCAATTTTGCAAAATGCTCATGCTTTGGACGTAAGTGATTCAAGCCATATACTTAAGGGACCTTACGGTTTCTTCAAACAGCAAAAATACTGCGATGTTACACTTAAAATTAGCGAAGAGCGAAAGATTCGAGCTCATCGCGTTGTGCTCGCCTCGGTAAGCCATTATTTTGATTCGTTGTTCGGGGATCAATTTATGGAGGCGAAGAAAGATGAAGTAGAACTGCTTGGTTTCGATGGAAGTGCCATGACTACTTTGGTCGACTTTGCCTACTCGGGGAACATTTGTATTCATGCAGAAAATGTTCTCGCTCTTCTCGAAGCGGCCAATTATTTGGGCGTTGAGTTCGTGCAAAAGTCATGTGCAGAATTCCTAACATGGTGTATTGAAGACAGATCCTGTCTGATGATTTTGGACAAAGCGGATATTTTCGCTTTGGAACATTTGAGGAAAGCCGCAAAGCAGCATGCCTTAAGACATTTCTCAAACGCCAGCAAAGATGATGGCTTCTTAAACCTTCCATATCATCTCCTGAAAGAGCTACTTGAAAGTGAGGAGGTCTGTGGTGTAGTTGAAGATCTACTTCCTTGCGAAGTTGAGAGAGAAAAGATTGTATTGCAAGCAGTATTGAAGTATGTTGAACACGACCCAACTAGTCGGGTTAAATGTCTGCGTGAGCTTTTGTCTCTTATCAGACTTCCAACCCAAACAATCACTTCTTATCTCCAAGAGATGGCAAGTCAGAAACTCCTCGGAGACCTCTGTGACAGTGCTTTGGATAGAACTCAGTTCATCAAATGCAAGGATAAGTCAAGCGATGCAAAAAGCTGGGTCATCACTAGGAAGTTTCCCAAGTCTGTAGTCATTTCGGGACGCCCCTTGGGGTACCACGGACATGGGGAATTTATTCCCATCGGTTTACCCAGGAAAATAGCAGATGATGAAAGCCGTTATGTCAAAGGTATGAAGCTGTGGGTACAGTACGAGGGTGACAGAACAACGATAAGAGGGTTGGAAGTCTTTTACAATCAGGATCCCAGGAAAGTTATGGTCGGTAGAAAGATTGGGCAGACACAGGAATTCCATTTACAGGAGAATGAGAAGATTGTCAAAGCTGAGGTTCGTATGAGGTGGCGGGGGATAGATCAGATTACGTTTTACACCAACAAGCAAGATGCCAGGGGGAATGCCATAGCGTATGGACCATATGGTGAGAGTACAAGTGGACTGTATGTGGAATCTCCACCTGGGTCATATGGGTACCTAACCAGGGTGTCTGCTTGTTGTGCTGATTTGAGTCTTCAGTTAGCATGGAGGACATTTGTCTTCCCGGGTGATGTTGAGCTGCCTCATGCTTCATATGAAGTCAATGATCGTGTCCTTGCTCGATCGGCTGACAACCTTTACTACCCTGGTGCAGTCACATCAATGAATGAAGAGAATGTACATGTCTTGTTTGATGATGAGAATACTATCATCTGTAATGCCAGAGACATCTCTGCAGTCATCCCAGACAAAGTGCCTGATCCTGCTGTATTAAAAAGGAACAGTCATGTGATTGTATCATGTCAAAGCCGAGGTTACCGCATTGGCTATGTTGATTTCAGAGAACATAACAGCGATGGCTATATTTTAGTAAACTACGATGAATTTGGACATGATTGGTTTCCTTCTGATCGGCTGAGGCTGTTCCCAGAACATACAATCCCACATGAAGTTGGTGCTAGAGTATTTGCCCGCTGGCCAGATGGTGTGTATTACCGTGGTTTTATCACTAGAGCAAGTGACTGGGATGTGATCATAAGCGGTGATGATGGCGGCACCATAACACTGAACAAGCGAGACAGGACTGGGGTCATCCTTGATGTCTTACCGCAAGCGACAGAAATCCTAGTGAATGAGCTTGTGATTGGGCGTTTCTGTACCGAATTCCTTCCTGGACAAGTGATCAGTATTGACCCTGCCAATCAGATGTTTGACGTTCGTTTCGATGATGGACATGATGCAAATTTTGAGGTGGTGTGCAGTGTGTCACTATGTCAGATCCGTCTTATTCCCAGAGAGTAA